From the genome of Hyperolius riggenbachi isolate aHypRig1 chromosome 9, aHypRig1.pri, whole genome shotgun sequence, one region includes:
- the USF1 gene encoding upstream stimulatory factor 1 isoform X5, which produces MLPHGESAVATGEDPTSVAIASIQSAATFSDPAVKYVFRADSGGTQVMYRVIQVAEGQLDGQTEGAGAISGYPATQSMTQAVIQGAFTSDDAGDTDASTTETHYTYFPTTAVADTSTTVGNGATATTVVTTQNSDALLGQAASTGQFFVMMSPQDVLQGGTQRSIAPRTHPYSPKSDGPRTTRDEKRRAQHNEVERRRRDKINNWIVQLSKIIPDCSMESTKSGQSKGGILSKACDYIQELRQGNLRLAEDLQTLEQLQVDNDHLRQQLEDLKSKNHLIRAQLRHHGVEIIIKNDTR; this is translated from the exons aTGTTACCACATGGAGAGA GTGCAGTGGCCACAGGTGAAGACCCCACAAGTGTCGCTATTGCCAGTATTCAGTCCGCGGCCACCTTCTCTGATCCAGCTGTGAAGTATGTGTTCCGGGCAGACAGCGGAGGCACGCAG gtgatgtatagggtcatccAGGTAGCAGAGGGCCAGCTAGatggacagacagaaggagctgGAGCTATTAGTGGCTACCCAGCAACACAGTCCATGACACAG GCTGTCATCCAGGGGGCGTTCACCAGCGATGATGCAGGTGATACAGATGCTTCAACTACAGAAACCCATTATACCTACTTCCCTACCACGGCGGTGGCAGACACCAGCACAACCGTGGGCAACGGGGCTACAGCGACCACTGTGGTGACCACACAGAACAGTGATGCTCTGCTGGGACAAGCGGCCTCCACAG GTCAGTTTTTTGTTATGATGTCCCCTCAGGATGTCCTTCAAGGAGGTACTCAACGCTCCATTGCTCCCAGAACACATCCCTATTCACC GAAATCGGATGGTCCACGCACCACACGGGATGAGAAGCGGAGAGCACAACACAATGAAG TGGAACGCCGCCGGCGGGATAAGATTAATAACTGGATTGTTCAGCTTTCCAAGATCATCCCTGATTGTTCCATGGAGAGCACGAAGTCTGGGCAG AGTAAAGGTGGCATCCTTTCCAAAGCCTGCGACTACATCCAGGAGCTGCGCCAAGGCAACTTGCGTCTGGCTGAGGACCTGCAGACCCTGGAGCAGCTGCAGGTGGATAATGACCACCTCCGCCAACAG TTAGAGGATCTGAAGAGCAAGAATCACCTTATCCGAGCTCAGCTGCGACATCACGGCGTGGAAATCATCATCAAGAACGACACTCGCTGA
- the USF1 gene encoding upstream stimulatory factor 1 isoform X2, translating to MARRTGGERRHNGQQKATDIEEGTVRIQEVATGEDPTSVAIASIQSAATFSDPAVKYVFRADSGGTQVMYRVIQVAEGQLDGQTEGAGAISGYPATQSMTQAVIQGAFTSDDAGDTDASTTETHYTYFPTTAVADTSTTVGNGATATTVVTTQNSDALLGQAASTGQFFVMMSPQDVLQGGTQRSIAPRTHPYSPKSDGPRTTRDEKRRAQHNEVERRRRDKINNWIVQLSKIIPDCSMESTKSGQSKGGILSKACDYIQELRQGNLRLAEDLQTLEQLQVDNDHLRQQLEDLKSKNHLIRAQLRHHGVEIIIKNDTR from the exons ATGGCTAGACGGACCGGAGGAGAGCGGAGACACAACGG GCAACAGAAAGCCACTGACATTGAGGAGGGGACGGTCCGCATCCAAGAAG TGGCCACAGGTGAAGACCCCACAAGTGTCGCTATTGCCAGTATTCAGTCCGCGGCCACCTTCTCTGATCCAGCTGTGAAGTATGTGTTCCGGGCAGACAGCGGAGGCACGCAG gtgatgtatagggtcatccAGGTAGCAGAGGGCCAGCTAGatggacagacagaaggagctgGAGCTATTAGTGGCTACCCAGCAACACAGTCCATGACACAG GCTGTCATCCAGGGGGCGTTCACCAGCGATGATGCAGGTGATACAGATGCTTCAACTACAGAAACCCATTATACCTACTTCCCTACCACGGCGGTGGCAGACACCAGCACAACCGTGGGCAACGGGGCTACAGCGACCACTGTGGTGACCACACAGAACAGTGATGCTCTGCTGGGACAAGCGGCCTCCACAG GTCAGTTTTTTGTTATGATGTCCCCTCAGGATGTCCTTCAAGGAGGTACTCAACGCTCCATTGCTCCCAGAACACATCCCTATTCACC GAAATCGGATGGTCCACGCACCACACGGGATGAGAAGCGGAGAGCACAACACAATGAAG TGGAACGCCGCCGGCGGGATAAGATTAATAACTGGATTGTTCAGCTTTCCAAGATCATCCCTGATTGTTCCATGGAGAGCACGAAGTCTGGGCAG AGTAAAGGTGGCATCCTTTCCAAAGCCTGCGACTACATCCAGGAGCTGCGCCAAGGCAACTTGCGTCTGGCTGAGGACCTGCAGACCCTGGAGCAGCTGCAGGTGGATAATGACCACCTCCGCCAACAG TTAGAGGATCTGAAGAGCAAGAATCACCTTATCCGAGCTCAGCTGCGACATCACGGCGTGGAAATCATCATCAAGAACGACACTCGCTGA
- the USF1 gene encoding upstream stimulatory factor 1 isoform X4, with protein MKGQQKATDIEEGTVRIQEVATGEDPTSVAIASIQSAATFSDPAVKYVFRADSGGTQVMYRVIQVAEGQLDGQTEGAGAISGYPATQSMTQAVIQGAFTSDDAGDTDASTTETHYTYFPTTAVADTSTTVGNGATATTVVTTQNSDALLGQAASTGQFFVMMSPQDVLQGGTQRSIAPRTHPYSPKSDGPRTTRDEKRRAQHNEVERRRRDKINNWIVQLSKIIPDCSMESTKSGQSKGGILSKACDYIQELRQGNLRLAEDLQTLEQLQVDNDHLRQQLEDLKSKNHLIRAQLRHHGVEIIIKNDTR; from the exons ATGAAGGG GCAACAGAAAGCCACTGACATTGAGGAGGGGACGGTCCGCATCCAAGAAG TGGCCACAGGTGAAGACCCCACAAGTGTCGCTATTGCCAGTATTCAGTCCGCGGCCACCTTCTCTGATCCAGCTGTGAAGTATGTGTTCCGGGCAGACAGCGGAGGCACGCAG gtgatgtatagggtcatccAGGTAGCAGAGGGCCAGCTAGatggacagacagaaggagctgGAGCTATTAGTGGCTACCCAGCAACACAGTCCATGACACAG GCTGTCATCCAGGGGGCGTTCACCAGCGATGATGCAGGTGATACAGATGCTTCAACTACAGAAACCCATTATACCTACTTCCCTACCACGGCGGTGGCAGACACCAGCACAACCGTGGGCAACGGGGCTACAGCGACCACTGTGGTGACCACACAGAACAGTGATGCTCTGCTGGGACAAGCGGCCTCCACAG GTCAGTTTTTTGTTATGATGTCCCCTCAGGATGTCCTTCAAGGAGGTACTCAACGCTCCATTGCTCCCAGAACACATCCCTATTCACC GAAATCGGATGGTCCACGCACCACACGGGATGAGAAGCGGAGAGCACAACACAATGAAG TGGAACGCCGCCGGCGGGATAAGATTAATAACTGGATTGTTCAGCTTTCCAAGATCATCCCTGATTGTTCCATGGAGAGCACGAAGTCTGGGCAG AGTAAAGGTGGCATCCTTTCCAAAGCCTGCGACTACATCCAGGAGCTGCGCCAAGGCAACTTGCGTCTGGCTGAGGACCTGCAGACCCTGGAGCAGCTGCAGGTGGATAATGACCACCTCCGCCAACAG TTAGAGGATCTGAAGAGCAAGAATCACCTTATCCGAGCTCAGCTGCGACATCACGGCGTGGAAATCATCATCAAGAACGACACTCGCTGA
- the USF1 gene encoding upstream stimulatory factor 1 isoform X6, with the protein MLPHGEMATGEDPTSVAIASIQSAATFSDPAVKYVFRADSGGTQVMYRVIQVAEGQLDGQTEGAGAISGYPATQSMTQAVIQGAFTSDDAGDTDASTTETHYTYFPTTAVADTSTTVGNGATATTVVTTQNSDALLGQAASTGQFFVMMSPQDVLQGGTQRSIAPRTHPYSPKSDGPRTTRDEKRRAQHNEVERRRRDKINNWIVQLSKIIPDCSMESTKSGQSKGGILSKACDYIQELRQGNLRLAEDLQTLEQLQVDNDHLRQQLEDLKSKNHLIRAQLRHHGVEIIIKNDTR; encoded by the exons aTGTTACCACATGGAGAGA TGGCCACAGGTGAAGACCCCACAAGTGTCGCTATTGCCAGTATTCAGTCCGCGGCCACCTTCTCTGATCCAGCTGTGAAGTATGTGTTCCGGGCAGACAGCGGAGGCACGCAG gtgatgtatagggtcatccAGGTAGCAGAGGGCCAGCTAGatggacagacagaaggagctgGAGCTATTAGTGGCTACCCAGCAACACAGTCCATGACACAG GCTGTCATCCAGGGGGCGTTCACCAGCGATGATGCAGGTGATACAGATGCTTCAACTACAGAAACCCATTATACCTACTTCCCTACCACGGCGGTGGCAGACACCAGCACAACCGTGGGCAACGGGGCTACAGCGACCACTGTGGTGACCACACAGAACAGTGATGCTCTGCTGGGACAAGCGGCCTCCACAG GTCAGTTTTTTGTTATGATGTCCCCTCAGGATGTCCTTCAAGGAGGTACTCAACGCTCCATTGCTCCCAGAACACATCCCTATTCACC GAAATCGGATGGTCCACGCACCACACGGGATGAGAAGCGGAGAGCACAACACAATGAAG TGGAACGCCGCCGGCGGGATAAGATTAATAACTGGATTGTTCAGCTTTCCAAGATCATCCCTGATTGTTCCATGGAGAGCACGAAGTCTGGGCAG AGTAAAGGTGGCATCCTTTCCAAAGCCTGCGACTACATCCAGGAGCTGCGCCAAGGCAACTTGCGTCTGGCTGAGGACCTGCAGACCCTGGAGCAGCTGCAGGTGGATAATGACCACCTCCGCCAACAG TTAGAGGATCTGAAGAGCAAGAATCACCTTATCCGAGCTCAGCTGCGACATCACGGCGTGGAAATCATCATCAAGAACGACACTCGCTGA
- the USF1 gene encoding upstream stimulatory factor 1 isoform X1, producing MARRTGGERRHNGQQKATDIEEGTVRIQEGAVATGEDPTSVAIASIQSAATFSDPAVKYVFRADSGGTQVMYRVIQVAEGQLDGQTEGAGAISGYPATQSMTQAVIQGAFTSDDAGDTDASTTETHYTYFPTTAVADTSTTVGNGATATTVVTTQNSDALLGQAASTGQFFVMMSPQDVLQGGTQRSIAPRTHPYSPKSDGPRTTRDEKRRAQHNEVERRRRDKINNWIVQLSKIIPDCSMESTKSGQSKGGILSKACDYIQELRQGNLRLAEDLQTLEQLQVDNDHLRQQLEDLKSKNHLIRAQLRHHGVEIIIKNDTR from the exons ATGGCTAGACGGACCGGAGGAGAGCGGAGACACAACGG GCAACAGAAAGCCACTGACATTGAGGAGGGGACGGTCCGCATCCAAGAAG GTGCAGTGGCCACAGGTGAAGACCCCACAAGTGTCGCTATTGCCAGTATTCAGTCCGCGGCCACCTTCTCTGATCCAGCTGTGAAGTATGTGTTCCGGGCAGACAGCGGAGGCACGCAG gtgatgtatagggtcatccAGGTAGCAGAGGGCCAGCTAGatggacagacagaaggagctgGAGCTATTAGTGGCTACCCAGCAACACAGTCCATGACACAG GCTGTCATCCAGGGGGCGTTCACCAGCGATGATGCAGGTGATACAGATGCTTCAACTACAGAAACCCATTATACCTACTTCCCTACCACGGCGGTGGCAGACACCAGCACAACCGTGGGCAACGGGGCTACAGCGACCACTGTGGTGACCACACAGAACAGTGATGCTCTGCTGGGACAAGCGGCCTCCACAG GTCAGTTTTTTGTTATGATGTCCCCTCAGGATGTCCTTCAAGGAGGTACTCAACGCTCCATTGCTCCCAGAACACATCCCTATTCACC GAAATCGGATGGTCCACGCACCACACGGGATGAGAAGCGGAGAGCACAACACAATGAAG TGGAACGCCGCCGGCGGGATAAGATTAATAACTGGATTGTTCAGCTTTCCAAGATCATCCCTGATTGTTCCATGGAGAGCACGAAGTCTGGGCAG AGTAAAGGTGGCATCCTTTCCAAAGCCTGCGACTACATCCAGGAGCTGCGCCAAGGCAACTTGCGTCTGGCTGAGGACCTGCAGACCCTGGAGCAGCTGCAGGTGGATAATGACCACCTCCGCCAACAG TTAGAGGATCTGAAGAGCAAGAATCACCTTATCCGAGCTCAGCTGCGACATCACGGCGTGGAAATCATCATCAAGAACGACACTCGCTGA
- the USF1 gene encoding upstream stimulatory factor 1 isoform X3: MKGQQKATDIEEGTVRIQEGAVATGEDPTSVAIASIQSAATFSDPAVKYVFRADSGGTQVMYRVIQVAEGQLDGQTEGAGAISGYPATQSMTQAVIQGAFTSDDAGDTDASTTETHYTYFPTTAVADTSTTVGNGATATTVVTTQNSDALLGQAASTGQFFVMMSPQDVLQGGTQRSIAPRTHPYSPKSDGPRTTRDEKRRAQHNEVERRRRDKINNWIVQLSKIIPDCSMESTKSGQSKGGILSKACDYIQELRQGNLRLAEDLQTLEQLQVDNDHLRQQLEDLKSKNHLIRAQLRHHGVEIIIKNDTR, translated from the exons ATGAAGGG GCAACAGAAAGCCACTGACATTGAGGAGGGGACGGTCCGCATCCAAGAAG GTGCAGTGGCCACAGGTGAAGACCCCACAAGTGTCGCTATTGCCAGTATTCAGTCCGCGGCCACCTTCTCTGATCCAGCTGTGAAGTATGTGTTCCGGGCAGACAGCGGAGGCACGCAG gtgatgtatagggtcatccAGGTAGCAGAGGGCCAGCTAGatggacagacagaaggagctgGAGCTATTAGTGGCTACCCAGCAACACAGTCCATGACACAG GCTGTCATCCAGGGGGCGTTCACCAGCGATGATGCAGGTGATACAGATGCTTCAACTACAGAAACCCATTATACCTACTTCCCTACCACGGCGGTGGCAGACACCAGCACAACCGTGGGCAACGGGGCTACAGCGACCACTGTGGTGACCACACAGAACAGTGATGCTCTGCTGGGACAAGCGGCCTCCACAG GTCAGTTTTTTGTTATGATGTCCCCTCAGGATGTCCTTCAAGGAGGTACTCAACGCTCCATTGCTCCCAGAACACATCCCTATTCACC GAAATCGGATGGTCCACGCACCACACGGGATGAGAAGCGGAGAGCACAACACAATGAAG TGGAACGCCGCCGGCGGGATAAGATTAATAACTGGATTGTTCAGCTTTCCAAGATCATCCCTGATTGTTCCATGGAGAGCACGAAGTCTGGGCAG AGTAAAGGTGGCATCCTTTCCAAAGCCTGCGACTACATCCAGGAGCTGCGCCAAGGCAACTTGCGTCTGGCTGAGGACCTGCAGACCCTGGAGCAGCTGCAGGTGGATAATGACCACCTCCGCCAACAG TTAGAGGATCTGAAGAGCAAGAATCACCTTATCCGAGCTCAGCTGCGACATCACGGCGTGGAAATCATCATCAAGAACGACACTCGCTGA